The stretch of DNA GGCGGTGAGCCAATCGGCGAGAACGGTGCGGCGGTCTTTGCCGGTGCAATCCGGCGTGTCGCCGCCGAGGAACTTGGGCGCCATGGCGCGGTTGTCTTTGATGTGGTTGACTTCGCCGCCGCGCCGGTCGAACACGATGCGTTCGCGCGGGTCGCTCGAGCCTTTTTGCCCCACCTGCGCGAAGAACGCGGAGAACGAGTAGTAATCGTCCATGGTCCAGCGTTCGAAGGGGTGGTTGTGGCACTGCGCGCATTTGAGCTGAATGCCCATGAATACCTGGGCGACGTTTTCCGCCATTTGCAGCGGGTTCGGCTCGGCGACGTAGAAGTTGACGGCGGGTTCGGTGAAGTTGCCGCCCTGCGCGGTGAGGAGTTCACGGACGAGCTGGTCGATGGGTTTGTTGGTCGTGATGGCGTTGCGCAGCCAGTCGTTGTAGCGGTTGAGCGCCTTGCGGTCGACCTGGTTGGGCACTGTCTGCACGCGGAGCAGGTCGGCCCATTTCATGGCCCAGAGTTCGTTGAACTCGGGGCGTTCGAGCAGGGTGTCGATCAGTTTCGCGCGCTTGTCCGCCGCAGTGTCGGCGAGGAAGGAGCGCGTCTCGTCCGCGGTGGGCAGGATGCCGAGAACGTCCATATACGCGCGCCGGACAAAGGTGGCGTCGTCGCAGGACGCCGCGGGAAGCACGCGGAGTTTCTTGAGCTTGTCGAAGATGAAGTCATCGACGTAGTTGACGGGCTTGGCGTCTTCCGGCCACGCCATCGTAAGGCCCTGTGGGATTACGATGACTTTCGACACGACGGCGAAACTGCCGTAGCGCGCCATGATATAGCCCTCGCCGGGATCGGCGGCAGTGGTTTTTGCAGTGGGCACGTCGAGCGGACAGGTCAAGTCGTCGCTCGAACTGAGGATCGCGAGGTTTGTGACGTCGCGATCGGAACCGTCCGAGTACAACCCGCGCACGACGAATCGCTGCTGCGCGCCCGCGCCTTCGAGCACGGCGGACCTGGGAAGGATTTCGACGCCGGTCAGCGATGGCGGCGGCGCGGGGTCGTTCTTCGCGCCTTCGGAAATCCACTTGTGGAGCGTGTCGTACAGCGGCGTGTTCTTTTCGAAGCGCGAGCCGCCGTCGTGCACGACGTCGCCCGTGGCCTTTTGCAGCAACAGACTCTCGGCGGGACTGCCGGCGTTCATGCGGCGCGCGCGGTTGTCGCGCGTGAGGTTGATGTAATCGAGGCCGGGGTCGAAGCCGAACAGCGATACACGGAACCCGTTCTTGCCCGAAGCGCTGCCGTGGCAGGACCCGGCGTTGCAGCCGGCCTTCATGAGTACGGGCTCGACGTCGTTCTTAAAGCTCTCTTCCGGATTGAGTGCTGCGTTAGTCACTTTCACGGGCACGGCGGCGGACTTGTCGCCGTGCGTGACGGTTGCGACCGCTTCGCCATCGCCAACCGCGATGAACGCGCCGTTCTCGAACTTCGCAACGCCTTCCTTGTCGAAGGTTACGGCGATATCGGGCGTGCGATCGAGTGTCACGCCGTCTTCGCGCGATTCGACGGCGATCAGGCGTTGGACGTCGGTTTGGTTTTCGAGCGAAATCGCCGACGGGTATACAGCGAACGGATCGGCGTATGCCGATGCCGCGCAAGTCGCGATCGCAACGAGCGAACTGAAGTAATTCAGATATCTCACGGCTACATCTCCGGTCTTTCCGCTATCGTACAAATCGAGTTTACCCTGCCGCCGCGACGGGGAACCGCGTCTTTCTTTCCGGTTCGTCGGGCTTCTTTTCTTCCGGTTTCGGGGCCTCCGGCGCGGGCGCGGCGGCGGGAGGCAACGGCGCAAAGACCTGCAGTTGTCCGCCGCCCCATTGGTGCAGGACGTCCTCGCCTTCGGCCTGGATAACCGCGCGCACGAACAGATTTCCGAACTTGCCGACGGGCGCATCCGCGGCGATTTCGATGGGGAACACCAGTTCTTTGGTGTCCTTCGAGAATTGCTGCGGTCCCGTCGTGCATCCTTTCGGCAGGCCGAGCAACTCCGCATTGAAGTTGCCGGCATATTCGTGTTGCTGATTTACGGTGACTTTCAACTGTGCGGGTTTGCCTTGTTCGGACTCGGCCGTGGCGACGTCGAAGGTGACCCAGGGCGCGGCGATAGTGATGGGGGTGAGGGGGGTGCTGACGGTGTACCCCGAACTCGTGCCGATGACGGCGATGCGGAATGTGCCCGCGCCGGCGTTTCCGTTCGCGTTCATGAAGATGGCCGCTTCGGTGCCGCCTTCGGGGATGTCTGCCGTACCCGCTCCAAGGCCGCCGGGCATCCACAACGTGCGCAAATTGATGGGTGCGGTGAAGCCTTCGCTTCGTTTGGCGACGACTTTCAGGTTCATCGTACCGTTCTGCACGATGGGAACCTTGGGTTGGACGATTTCGATCGAGAACGGCGCGGCTTCGCCGACGGCGGTCGCGAGTTTCTCGACGCGGCGCGTCTGGAAGACCACGAGGTTGTCGCCATAGATGAGGACGACGTCCTGTTTGAGACCGCCGGTGACGTTCGCGCCTTCCTGTTCGAGCTTGCCGTTCAGCGTGACCATCGATCCGGCGACCGGCGCGTCAGGCGCCGCGGAGAAGACGACGGGGACCTGAGTCTGTCCCGCGGCGATCGGATCGAAGTCCGCGGTGACGCCCTGGGGCAGCCCGTCAAACGCGAGACTGAGCGGGCCGTCGAATTCCGCGCGCGCGATGTTGAGCAGCATGAAATTGCGGTTGCCGGCGTGGACGGCCATGTTCGCCGGTTCGTAGTTGCCGACGCCGAGGAACGTGCTGAAGCTGAGCGAAGGCGAAACCGGCGCGATTTCGATTCGGTACGCGAAGGTCGGCCCGCCGCGCGAGAGGTGGTCGTTTACGTAGACAACGTGGGTGCCGGTCTCCGCGAGCGTCACGCGCATGTAGGAATCGGGGCCGATTGCGTCGTCGTTGCTCGCCAGCGCGCTTCCCGACGGATTGAGTAAAACGGCGACGCTGTCGAGCGGCGAACCCATTTCGCGGGCATAGACGCGCACGTCGAAGACCTGGCCGGCGGTACCTTCAAATTTGAAGAAGTCGATGTCGCCGTCTTGATTGATAACGCCGTCGAAGGCGACGGGCGCGGCGGCGGGCGCGGGCGTTGCGGTTGCGGCGTCGTTGTTGGGTTCGACTTCGAGCGTCGTTGGCAATGGGCTTGCGCGGAAGGGGACCGGGGTGGGAGACACGCCTGAATCGTTCGAGGCAAAGACGACCGTCGGCATCACGGAATCGGCGGGAGCGGCGACGGGTTGCGCCGTCAGGGTGGGATCGCCGAGCCACGAGACATTCACTTCCGATCCCGGCGCGCCGCCCATGGGCGTCACAGCGAGCGGACGCGGAAACTTGCCGACGTGCAGGCGGTAGTAGAACCCGCCGCCGCCGCCGAACGCGGCTTCGCTCACGGCGATGACGTAGCGGCCTGCTTCCTTCACTTCGTGGACGAATGCGGCATCCTGCTTCATCATCGGCGTATCGTCTTCCGCGATGATCTCGCGGCCCGCGGTGTCGAACAAACGCAGCTTGGGATCGAAGAGCGGACCACCAAGACGAATGGCCTCGATTTCCGCGGACAGTTTGTCGCCCGCGTTGAGATCGAACGCGAAGTAGTCGGCGTCCTCGTTGGTGACCTGGCCGTTAATCGTGGTGCCGAGAGGGAACACGACCGGGTTTTTTTGATCGTTGTTCGCGGCCTCGTTTTCGTCGACCTCGGTGAGCGCGCCGACGCTGAAGAGTTTGAGGTTGGTGAGGCCCGACTTGGTGCGCACGCGGAGCGCGTGGGTGCCGAGCGGGCAGTCCGGCGCGATGTTGAGCTTGAACCGCGCTTTGCCCGCTTCGGCCGAGACCATCTCGGCAACGGTGATGCCGGGATCGTGAAACATGACGTCGCAGGCGTCGGCGAGGTTGCCGCCGTGGAAATCGACTTCGACGGTGCCACCGCGGGCTGCGCCGCGCGGCAGTATATCGCCCAGGCTTGGAGCTACCGCCGATGCGGCGGAGGAAAATAGGACGATGCTGAAGGCCACGCCCAAGGCGGCCCGGGTTCCACTACGCATTGCGGCTTACCTCTACGCAACGATCGGCGCGATGACATTGCCGTCACGCACCAGATCGATGGGACGGTTGCCGTCGCTCATCAGTTTCTTGTGAATATCGATGCCGAGCTGGTTGAAGACCGTCGCGGAAATGTCGGCCGGTCCGACCGGGTCTTTCGACGGCTCGGAGCCGTAGGCGTCGGTCGCGCCGTGAATCGTGCCGCCTTTAAGGCCGCCGCCCGCCATGACCACGCTGAAGGCCTTGGGCCAGTGGTCGCGGCCCGCGTCCTTGTTGATGCGGACCGTACGTCCGAATTCGGTCGAGAGCACGACGAGCGTCTTTTCGAGCAGACCGCGCGACGCCAGGTCGGAGATGAGGGCTGCGACGCCTTGGTCCATCTGCGCGCCGGTGTTCTGCATCCCCGATTTTACGTTGACGTGCATGTCGTAGCCGCCGTCCACGACGGAGACAAAGCGCGCGCCCGCTTCGACGAGGCGGCGCGCCAACAGAAGGCGCTGGCCCATCGCGGTGCGGCCGTACGCGTCCTTCATCGCGTCCGGTTCGGCGGCGACATTGAAGGCTTCGCGCGCGTTCTGCGAACTGATGAGGGCGTAGGCGCGCTGGTAGTAGCTGTCCATCGCTTCGAGCACGTCCGTTTTTTCCATCGAGCGGAAGTGGCTGTCAACTGCGTTGAGCAGGCCCTTGCGGCCTTCCATGCGTTCGGGCGACACGCCGCCGGCGAGATTGAGATCGCGCACCTGGAATCCCTGGTTCACCGGCTCGCCCCCCACGGCGAACGCGCCGTATGCGGAACTGAGGTAGCCGGTACCCATGAACAAGGTGTTCGCGTCGGGGACCGCAACGTAGGCCGGCAGATCGTTGCGTGGACCGAACTCGTGCGAAACGACCGCGCCCATGCTCGGGTACACGATCGCGGGGCTTGGCTTAAAGCCGGTCATCATGTTGTGCGTGCCGCGTTCGTGGGCCGCTTCGCCGTGCGTCATTGAGCGGATTACGGCGAGCTTGTCGGCCTGCTGCGCGAGACGGGACATTGCGGCGCCGAACACGTCGCCGGTATTGGTATTGGCGAAGCCGAGTTCGCCGCGGTATTCGATCGGCGAGTAGGGCTTGGGGTCAAAGGTGTCGACGTGGCTCATGCCGCCGGCGAGGTAGATGAAGATACACGACTCTGCTTTCGCGGTGCTCTCGGCCTGCGCGTCCTGCAACCGGAAGTAGTCGCCTAAGGTGAGCCCGAGGCCGGAGATGAACCCCACTTTGAGAAAGTCCCGCCGGGAGCTCGAGAGCATTCTGTGGTAGCCTTGGCATCCAACTGAATCGCAACGTTCCATTGGTACAGCAACCTCCGTGGTAATTCCCCACCGCGGCCGGGACCGAATCCGGCTCTCGGGAAACTATTTCATCGTACGAGGGTATCCAATCGTCTTGCCGGTACTGCCACCTTCTCGCGAGTAGCGGCCTTTGCCGGACCGGATACACCTTCCCCTTGTAGCACTGGCCCATAGTATACCCGAACCGAGGCCCAAAGTTGCATGGAATATCAGGTATACGTCCGGAGTGAAATGTAAGGGTTTTGTGAGGGTTTTTGGGTGGATCTTGCGGGGAGCCGGGGTAGCCGCCGGTTCGGGGGCGGGGAATATTCCCGGAGGTTGGCGGTTGGCGGGTCGTTCTTGGATGCAAGCCAAATGGCTGATTCCGATTACGAGTCGTTGCCGGGCGGTGATTTAGGCGGACGGATGTCGGTACAGGTGTCAATATTGGTTGTGAGACGGACGTATGAGAACCAAGAATGGACGGTGCGCGGCTTGTGGCCGCAGCCGAAGAGTTTTGTCAATCAATTTCAGATTTGAAATTTCAGAATTTGAGTAAGCAACTCGTTGACGCAATAGAGCTTACGCGAGATGCGCAGGATTTTCTAGATATCTTCGGCAGAATCGGTATAACCCGCATTTCTCCCCGCCCCACGACATCGCAGTGGATGTAAAATCCCTTCGGTGCGGTGAGAAATGCTCACGAGTAAACCCTTGAGCGCATGGCGGGAGGATTCTTCACGCGAACACCCTGTAAAGGCGGGAACCTATGGAACTTCGTGTGACGCAATGGATTGTACACGTCTTTGCTGTTCGCGTGAAGAATCCGGGCCAACGGTTTGGACGGCCCAGAAGGGATGGGGCATGATTGGTCTATTTCGAAAACGGGGCAGTCATGATCGCGAAGCCGACGGCGTGGGTATGAGGGTGGCCTCGTTGCTCGTACGTCGAGGAAATGAACGGGTGGACAGCCGCCTGGGGGCGGGATGGAACGTTGGGGAGCGGGGCCTTGCGTAAGCGCAAATTGCGAAATGTCGTAGCCGACATGTCCGGTAGGTTTCGGTGCAAATCGAGTGTGCGATTACGATTACGAGCACGATCCTCCTTCACCGGATCGGCTTCGGAGGACAAATTGCGAGCACGAGCACGAAAACGCGGCTACGTTATATCTCGATTTGCTTTAGATTGACATTACGCGAGGGTGTACCTATACTTGGGCGGGGCGAAGTCCTTGGCTTCGCTTCGCGATGTCCTCGTGACAGGGGAATTGGCCGGATGCGTGCAGCTTACCGCGGCAGCGGTTTTCTTAGCGTTGGGAAGTGTTGGCGGAGCAAGGGTTTTCCCTTTCCAAAGTCATAACTGACAGCTAGTTACGTTTATTCGCCGCTGGGCCTCCTCCCTCTGGTCCGTCTCGGGGACGAACCGGGTCTAGAAGTTATCCCTGTTTTGGGACGGAGGTTTTTCCATGCTCGATCCAACGATGATGATCGTCGTTTGGATTGGGGCCGGCATACTCGTTGGCGTTATTGCGACTACGGTTGGCGCCAAGGTCATGGGCAGGAATTTGATGGGAACGGCGCGCCGCCAGGCGGCCCAAACCATCTCGGATGCAGAACGAGAAGCGGCCTCGATCCTCAAGGAATCCAACACCACACTGAAGGAACAGCGCATCCAGCTTCGCGAGGAGGCGGAGCGAGAGGCGCGGGAACTGCGCAAGGAGTTGGTGGCGGTAGAGAAGCGGATATTGGCGAAAGAGGAGACTGTTGACAAGCGCGCGGAACAGTTGGAGAAGAAGGCGGCAGAACTGGGCCAGAAGGACCGGGAACTTGCGCAGCGCGACGCATCGCTTGCGAAGAGGAACGAACGGCTCGAAGCGCTCATCGCCGACCAGACGCAGAAACTGGAAGTCATATCCGGTCTGAGCGCCGACGACGCGCGCAAGGAACTGTTCCACCAACTCGAAACCGAGGTACGGCGCGACACCGCGCTGCGGCTCAAGCGCGTTGAGGAGGAGTTGGTCGAAAACGCCGACAAGAAGGCGAAGTGGATCATCGGGCAGGCGATCCAGCGGTGCGCGGCAGACCATGTGACGGAATCGACGGTGTCGATGGTCCCGCTGCCGAGCGACGAAATGAAGGGCCGGATTATCGGACGCGAGGGGCGCAACATCCGCGCGCTGGAATCGGCGACGGGTATCAACGTCATTATCGACGACACGCCGGAGGCGGTGATTTTGTCGGGGTTCGATCCGGTGCGCCGCGAAGTTGCGCGGATTTCGCTCGAACGGCTCATCGCGGACGGGCGAATCCATCCCGCGCGGATCGAGGAAGTGGTCGAGAAAGTCAAAGAAGAGCTTGCGCAGACGATCAAGGAGATGGGCGAGCAGGCGTGCCTCGAAGTGGACGTGCACGGACTGCACCCGGAACTGATCAAGTTGCTGGGCCGGCTTGGGTACCGCACGTCGTACGGTCAGAACGTGTTGAAGCACTCGATGGAAGTGGCGCACCTTGCGGCGATCATGGCGGCGGAACTTGGCATCAACATTGCGGAGTGCAAGCGCGCGGCGTTGATTCACGATATCGGCAAGGCGGTGAGCCACGAGATGGAAGGTTCGCACGCGGTCATTGGGCACGACTTCTGCAAGAAGTTCGGGGAGAACGAGTTCATTGCGAACGCGGTCGGCGCGCACCACAACGAGATGGAGCAGAAGACCGTGATGGCGCTGGTGGTGCAGGCGGCGGACGCGTTGAGCGCGGCACGCCCCGGGGCGCGGCGCGAGACGGTCGAGACGTATATCAAGCGGCTCGAACAACTCGAGAAGATTGCGAACGAATTTCCCGGCGTCGATCGGTCGTACGCGTTGCAGGCGGGCCGGGAGGTGCGCATTGCGGTGTTGCCGGAGAAGATCAGCGACGCGGAGGCCTTGCAGCTCGCACGCGACGTTGCGCGCAAGGTTGAAGCGGAGATGACGTATCCGGGTCAGATTCGGGTGACCGTGGTCCGGGAGACGCGCGCCACCGAAATGGCGAAGTAGGCGCCGCGCGCGGATGCGGATTCTGTTCATCGGCGACGTGGTCGCGGGCAGCGGCCGCGAGTGTGTGAGGGCCTTGTTGCCCGCGTTGCGCGAAGAGCAGCGGATTGATTTGGCGGTTGCGAACGGGGAAAATGCCGCGGGCGGTCTGGGGGCGACGCCGCAGGTTATTCGCGAACTGGTGAATTCCGGGGTCCAGGCGGTCACGATGGGCAACCATACGTGGCGCAAGAAGGAACTGCTGCCGGAAATCGATGCGTTACCGTTGGTTGTGCGGCCGGCGAATTATCCCGCCGGCGTTCCGGGGCGCGGCAGTGTTGTTGTGGAACTGCCGGACGGACGCAGGGCGGGCATTGTGAGTTTGCTTGGCCGCGTATACATGGAGCCCTTCGACTGCCCGTTTGCGACGGGAAAGCGGGTGTGCGACGAATTGCGCGCGCAGACGCCGGTGGTGCTCGTCGATTTTCACGCGGAGGCGACGGCGGAGAAAGCCGCGATGGCGTGGCACCTTGACGGGGCGTGCACGGCGATTGTGGGCACGCACACGCACGTGCAGACCGCGGACGAACGCATCATGCCGAAGGGCACGGCGTTCATTACGGACGTTGGAATGACGGGGCCGCAGGATTCGGTTATCGGTCTTGACGCCGCGGAGAGTATTCGCAAGTTTACGACGGGTCTGCCGGGGAAGCATACGGTGGCGGAGGGGCGGCCCGCGCTGTGCGGCGTGATTATCGATGCGGACGATGCGAGCGGCAAGGCGAATACGATCGAGCGGGTGTATAGAGAGAACGGATAGCCATGCAACCTTGCGTGTCAGATTGGATTGAATACGGAGACTGACGGTTACGCGGACGCAAAGGACTAAAGGGACCCGAGGGACGCAGCGCGGCGTAGCGGTAACCAATGAGTTCGGTCAATCAATTTCAAATTTGAGATTTCAAAGAACTAACGCACTTAAGCCAATGAGCTTACGCGAGAAGTGCAAAATATCTTGGATATCTTTGGCAGAATCGATCTAACGAGGGCGTGTGCACTCGCGAGGTATTTCAAGGGTAGTTGGCATTCTTTCCGGGGCGCCGGGAGACCGCGAAGTGGCAAAGCAACGCTTTTCCTTCCTTCGTCACGCGAAGCGGGTGACTTCGTCGGAGAAGTCACGGGCGCGTTACGAAGTGGAAACTCCGTAGCGAGTGAAGCGATTGCGATTACGAGCACGATTACGAGCACGAGCACGATGATTCGGGCCGACTCGTTGAGACAGGGTTGGTTGATATAGATGTACTTCAAACAGCTTGAGCTGATTGGTTTCAAATCGTTCGCGGACCGGACGGTCGTGCGGCTCGAACCGGGTGTCACCGCGATTGTCGGTCCGAACGGTTGCGGCAAGAGCAACATACTGGATTCGCTGCGGTGGGTGTTGGGCGAACAGCGCGCAAAAGAGTTGCGCGGTTCGCACATGCAGGACGTGGTGTTCAACGGCAGCGAGAACCGGCATCCCGCGGGCATGGCGGAAGTGTCGGTGACGTTCGACAATTCCGATTCGGCGCTCCCCGTCGATTTTTCCGAGGTGCAGATTACGCGGCGCGTGTATCGCTCGGGCGAAAGCGAGTACTTCATCAACAAGGCCGCGTGCCGACTCAAGGACATCCACGAGATGTTCATGGACACGGGTATCGGCACGCAGGCGTATTCGATGGTGAGCCAGGGCAAGATGGACATGATTCTGTCGTCGAAGCCCGAAGACCGCCGCTATCTGTTCGAGGAAGCCGCGGGAATCATCAAATACAAGACGCGCAAGAAACTGGCGATCCGGCGTCTCGAATCGGCGGAACAAAATTTGTTGCGACTCGGCGACATCGTGAACGAGGTCGAACGCCAGATGCGTTCGCTCAAACGGCAAGTGAATGCGGCGATACGGTACCGGGAGTTGAGCGAGCAGTTGCGCGAGATCGAAATTCGCGCGGCGTGGCTCGAGTTCGTGCGGCTGACGGCGGAGATCGAGTCGTTGCGCGCTCAGTTTGCGGACGCGCGGGACCAGTACGAGGGCGTTTCGGCGCGGATTTCCACGTTGGAAGCGCGGCACGAGGAACTTGCGCTGCAGCGGCTCGAGGTCGAGCGTGTGCGCCTTGCGCGGCAGCAGGGTGTGTACGAGATCGAGTCCGAGATGGAGAAGATCGAGCGGCAGATCGCGTTGCACCGCCAGCAAATCGAATACGCGAAGAGCCGTTGCGACGAAGCGAGCACGGACCGGGACGAGCTTCTGGCGCGCGCGGCGTCGCTCGCGGCGCAGACGGCGCAGACAGACGAACGCGCCGTCGTCGCGCGCGCGGAGATCGACGCGTGCACAACGGCCATCGCGGACAAGAACGCCGCTCATGCGGCGGCGTCGGAACATGTAGCGGAGGCGGACGCGCGGCTCGAACAAATCCGCGCGCAGGTGACGGAGCGTGTCACGGACCGCGCGCGCACCCAGTCGGCGTTGGAGACGTTGGCGGAAAGCATCGCGAGTGTTGACGGACTGCTCGAGGCGTTGTACGAGAACCAGGACCGGCTGACGAAACGCCGCGAGGAACTGCTTTCCGTGCTCGAAACGGCGCGGCGTTCCGAATCGGAAAAGCTGGCGTCGTACGCGGAGCAGGATTCGCGGCGCGAACAGGCGGCCGCAACGCGGGCGGCGCACCAAAAGAGTTTGCAGGAAGTCGACGAGCGTTGGCGCGCGATGCGCGAGGAGAAGAGCAGCGTCGATGCGCGTTTGCGGTCGTTGCGCGAATTGCGCGACACGTACGAGGGGTTTGCGTTTGGCGTGCGCGCGGTAATGAAGGCGCGCGACGCGGGCGAGCTGGACGGCATCGTCGGTCCCATCGGCGATTTGCTTTCGTCGGACAAGGAATACGAGCGCGCGATCGAGGCGGCGCTTGGGGGCAACATCAACAACGTCGTCGCGGAAAACGCGGACAACGCGAAGCAGGCGATTGAATTTCTGAAGCGAAATACGGCGGGGCGGGTGACGTTCCTTCCGCTCGATACGATGCGCGGGGGCATGCGCGACGACAGCGATGCGCTCGAAGGCCAGCCGGGCGTAGTGGGCCCGGCGATTCGGTTCGTGCGCTATGAACCGCGCCTGCGGAGCGCCGTCGAATACCTTTTGCACAGCACGGTGATCGTCGAGACGCTGGATGATGCAATCCGTATTACACGTGGCCGGGCACACCACCCGCGCCTCGTGACGCTGGACGGCGAAGTCGTGTCGTCCGCGGGCGCGGTTACCGGCGGCCGGACGAAGCACGAGAGCCGCGGCCTGCTCGGGCGCAGCGCGGAAATCGCCGAACTCGAGGAACGCGCGCGTGCGATGGAACAGGACCTTGGCGGGCTTGTCGATCAGCGCAACGGCATCAACCAAGCGATTGCGGCGGCCTCGACCGAGATTGCGCAACTCGAATCGAACCTCAATACGTTGCGCAAGGAGATCAACGATCTCGGCGTCGATATCGCGCGGCAGAGCACGGAACTCGATAACGTGGTGGACGCCGCGCACGGCCTTGATCGCCAACGCGACGAACTGAGCTCGCGGCGCAACCAGTTCGAGGACCAGCGCAAGGAAGCGATGCAGCGCGCGGACACGATTCAAAGCGGCGACGAGGCGTTGCAGATTGAAATGTCGGACGCGCAGGAGGCGGCGTCAGCGGCGCGGGAAGCGTTGTCCGTGTTGGCGAGCGAGTTGGCGGACTTGCGCGTGCAGCAGGCGGCGTTGGCGCAGCGGCTCGAGGAAATCGAGCGCGATCGGCAGCGCGAGTCGCGCGACCGCGATCAGGCGCTTGCCGCGGCGGAGCAACGCGATCAGTTGATCGAGCAGTTGACGAAAGAACAGACGACGGTCGAAGCGGAGATCGCGCAGCAAATCGAGCGATCGAAGTCGCTTTCGGAATCGCGCGAGGAAGCGAGCAAGAAGGCCGTCGAAGCGCAGAACCAGTTGCAGACGTTGCTGGACGAAACCGAAGCGCTCGACAAGGAACTCAAGGAACAGCGCGAAATCGCGCGCGCGGCGCAGGCGGACGTCCACCGCATCGAGATGGGATTGCGGCACGACGAAGACCGCGTGGGCTTTTTCCAGGAGCGGATCGCGAGCGAGTACGCGGTGTCGCTCGCCGCGCTCGAAGCGGAGCAGGTCGGCACGGACGATTACGAC from Candidatus Hydrogenedentota bacterium encodes:
- a CDS encoding DUF1549 domain-containing protein, with the protein product MRYLNYFSSLVAIATCAASAYADPFAVYPSAISLENQTDVQRLIAVESREDGVTLDRTPDIAVTFDKEGVAKFENGAFIAVGDGEAVATVTHGDKSAAVPVKVTNAALNPEESFKNDVEPVLMKAGCNAGSCHGSASGKNGFRVSLFGFDPGLDYINLTRDNRARRMNAGSPAESLLLQKATGDVVHDGGSRFEKNTPLYDTLHKWISEGAKNDPAPPPSLTGVEILPRSAVLEGAGAQQRFVVRGLYSDGSDRDVTNLAILSSSDDLTCPLDVPTAKTTAADPGEGYIMARYGSFAVVSKVIVIPQGLTMAWPEDAKPVNYVDDFIFDKLKKLRVLPAASCDDATFVRRAYMDVLGILPTADETRSFLADTAADKRAKLIDTLLERPEFNELWAMKWADLLRVQTVPNQVDRKALNRYNDWLRNAITTNKPIDQLVRELLTAQGGNFTEPAVNFYVAEPNPLQMAENVAQVFMGIQLKCAQCHNHPFERWTMDDYYSFSAFFAQVGQKGSSDPRERIVFDRRGGEVNHIKDNRAMAPKFLGGDTPDCTGKDRRTVLADWLTAPDNPWFAKTIGNRVWAQFFGRGITDPPDDVRVTNPPTHPELEDALAKRLVEVKYDLRALVRDICNSYTYQMSTQPRNETVTDKRNFAYQNVRRLGAEQLLDAIAKVTESKVKFPVLPLGANAVQVADGNSGNYFLGLFGRPARSTVCTCERRAEPTLAQVLHLINGDTMTNALNASGGRLEKLASSQLTPAQMAEDIWLAAYSRTPTTDEQAYVENYVNTAADKKVAIEDVMWSVLNSKEFVFNH
- a CDS encoding PPC domain-containing protein, whose product is MRSGTRAALGVAFSIVLFSSAASAVAPSLGDILPRGAARGGTVEVDFHGGNLADACDVMFHDPGITVAEMVSAEAGKARFKLNIAPDCPLGTHALRVRTKSGLTNLKLFSVGALTEVDENEAANNDQKNPVVFPLGTTINGQVTNEDADYFAFDLNAGDKLSAEIEAIRLGGPLFDPKLRLFDTAGREIIAEDDTPMMKQDAAFVHEVKEAGRYVIAVSEAAFGGGGGFYYRLHVGKFPRPLAVTPMGGAPGSEVNVSWLGDPTLTAQPVAAPADSVMPTVVFASNDSGVSPTPVPFRASPLPTTLEVEPNNDAATATPAPAAAPVAFDGVINQDGDIDFFKFEGTAGQVFDVRVYAREMGSPLDSVAVLLNPSGSALASNDDAIGPDSYMRVTLAETGTHVVYVNDHLSRGGPTFAYRIEIAPVSPSLSFSTFLGVGNYEPANMAVHAGNRNFMLLNIARAEFDGPLSLAFDGLPQGVTADFDPIAAGQTQVPVVFSAAPDAPVAGSMVTLNGKLEQEGANVTGGLKQDVVLIYGDNLVVFQTRRVEKLATAVGEAAPFSIEIVQPKVPIVQNGTMNLKVVAKRSEGFTAPINLRTLWMPGGLGAGTADIPEGGTEAAIFMNANGNAGAGTFRIAVIGTSSGYTVSTPLTPITIAAPWVTFDVATAESEQGKPAQLKVTVNQQHEYAGNFNAELLGLPKGCTTGPQQFSKDTKELVFPIEIAADAPVGKFGNLFVRAVIQAEGEDVLHQWGGGQLQVFAPLPPAAAPAPEAPKPEEKKPDEPERKTRFPVAAAG
- a CDS encoding DUF1501 domain-containing protein, with protein sequence MERCDSVGCQGYHRMLSSSRRDFLKVGFISGLGLTLGDYFRLQDAQAESTAKAESCIFIYLAGGMSHVDTFDPKPYSPIEYRGELGFANTNTGDVFGAAMSRLAQQADKLAVIRSMTHGEAAHERGTHNMMTGFKPSPAIVYPSMGAVVSHEFGPRNDLPAYVAVPDANTLFMGTGYLSSAYGAFAVGGEPVNQGFQVRDLNLAGGVSPERMEGRKGLLNAVDSHFRSMEKTDVLEAMDSYYQRAYALISSQNAREAFNVAAEPDAMKDAYGRTAMGQRLLLARRLVEAGARFVSVVDGGYDMHVNVKSGMQNTGAQMDQGVAALISDLASRGLLEKTLVVLSTEFGRTVRINKDAGRDHWPKAFSVVMAGGGLKGGTIHGATDAYGSEPSKDPVGPADISATVFNQLGIDIHKKLMSDGNRPIDLVRDGNVIAPIVA
- the rny gene encoding ribonuclease Y, with amino-acid sequence MMIVVWIGAGILVGVIATTVGAKVMGRNLMGTARRQAAQTISDAEREAASILKESNTTLKEQRIQLREEAEREARELRKELVAVEKRILAKEETVDKRAEQLEKKAAELGQKDRELAQRDASLAKRNERLEALIADQTQKLEVISGLSADDARKELFHQLETEVRRDTALRLKRVEEELVENADKKAKWIIGQAIQRCAADHVTESTVSMVPLPSDEMKGRIIGREGRNIRALESATGINVIIDDTPEAVILSGFDPVRREVARISLERLIADGRIHPARIEEVVEKVKEELAQTIKEMGEQACLEVDVHGLHPELIKLLGRLGYRTSYGQNVLKHSMEVAHLAAIMAAELGINIAECKRAALIHDIGKAVSHEMEGSHAVIGHDFCKKFGENEFIANAVGAHHNEMEQKTVMALVVQAADALSAARPGARRETVETYIKRLEQLEKIANEFPGVDRSYALQAGREVRIAVLPEKISDAEALQLARDVARKVEAEMTYPGQIRVTVVRETRATEMAK
- a CDS encoding TIGR00282 family metallophosphoesterase; translated protein: MRILFIGDVVAGSGRECVRALLPALREEQRIDLAVANGENAAGGLGATPQVIRELVNSGVQAVTMGNHTWRKKELLPEIDALPLVVRPANYPAGVPGRGSVVVELPDGRRAGIVSLLGRVYMEPFDCPFATGKRVCDELRAQTPVVLVDFHAEATAEKAAMAWHLDGACTAIVGTHTHVQTADERIMPKGTAFITDVGMTGPQDSVIGLDAAESIRKFTTGLPGKHTVAEGRPALCGVIIDADDASGKANTIERVYRENG